One region of Carassius gibelio isolate Cgi1373 ecotype wild population from Czech Republic chromosome A1, carGib1.2-hapl.c, whole genome shotgun sequence genomic DNA includes:
- the LOC127956917 gene encoding small integral membrane protein 14, which produces MAEGGFDPCECICSHEHAMRRLISLLRQSQSYCTDTECLQDMPGPSSSVEGDITVPMIIMGWLVLALMLFLIRPASMRGPSASSKPSGPRGNPGRDPPAAPPVD; this is translated from the exons ATGGCAGAGGGAGGTTTTGACCCCTGTGAGTGTATCTGCTCTCATGAACATGCCATGAGGAGACTCATCAGCCTG CTGAGACAGTCCCAGTCCTACTGTACAGACACCGAGTGCCTTCAGGACA TGCCGGGCCCCAGCTCCTCAGTGGAAGGGGACATCACTGTACCCATGATCATTATGGGATGGCTGGTGCTAGCTCTCATGCTCTTTCTGATCCGGCCAGCCAGCATGAGGGGCCCTTCAGCCAGCAGCAAACCCTCCGGTCCCCGAGGT AATCCGGGCAGAGATCCTCCAGCAGCTCCTCCTGTAGACTAG